From Patescibacteria group bacterium:
TCTCTTTCTGCATAATATATAGAGTGGCACTACTTTATACGAATAATTAAAAATGCAAACGCAAAAAAAGAAACAAAAAGACAAGTAGGACAAAAAGATAAACCTACCTCTTTAAGGCTTCTTACTTTATGAAGTTATGATTGAGTGAGACAAAGAATTGAAACGCCCAATGATACTTTTTAAATTTTGTCCTCCCTATCTTCTGTAGCAGCACCGCCGAAACTCAATCCTCCAGATTTTGTAAGAGTATACCCCCTCCCTTTAGCGATGTCAAGGAGAGCCAAAAACCGCCGTTGGGGATAATTTGTCCGCAAGAAACCCCGGGCTTTACCATAGCAAAGAAACATGAGGGCGTCAAAAACAAAAAACGCGCCGCAAAAAGTTGTGCTATCATTACGTTATGTCGAAGCAAAACGTCATCGCGCTCATCATCCTGCTTGGAGGATTGGGAATATCCGGGCTTCTTGCTTCTGTTAATTATCAATCCAACGATAATTCTACTGATTGGTGGACGAAGGTGCACAACGAGATGACCGCGGAAAGCAGGAAGCGAGAACTTTTCCCGATCGATGGTTCAGATTTCTATAAGAAAAATTATTATGGAATACATTATAAAGGCAAACTCATTGAGGGCGCGGATATTGATACGTTCTTTGTGATGGATAGGTCACAGAACATTGCGCAGGATAGAAATTTTGTTTACTGGAAAGGAGAAGTTTGGAACGATGCAGACCTCCTGACAATTGAAGTCTTGGAAAATAACTACAGTAAGGACAGGAATCACGTGTACGATCCGGATGGAAAAATTATTGACGGAGTTGATCCGGAAACGTTTGTTTTCATCCCCAACAGCCCTTTCGCAAAAGACAAAAATAATGTTTACATCTACGCCAGAAAAATTTGGCAAGATGAGCTAAAACACACCGTTATACCCGGATTAAATTCTATCAGTTTCTTACGAATTGACGATAGCTATTTCTTCTCTGACGGAAAGCGCGTTTTTGGAGAAAACGGACGAGAGGTTGAAGCCGCAAATATTGATAAATTCATAATACTTGGAAACAAATACGCACACGACAATGCTCGTGTTTGGGCTGTAACAGAAACCCCTTTTGGAAAAACACACGTGGAAATAAAAGGAGCTGACCCACACACATTTGAACTATTGGGAAACGGTTATGCGCGCGACAAAAATTCTGTTTACTATGGAGAACTCCGATTGGATGGGTTAAAAAATGCTTATGTTGAAATTCGCCAAGACTTTATCCTTGGTGACAATGCGGTTTATCACAAAAATAAAAGATTAATGAATGCTGATTATAAAACATTCGAGATATTGAATAAAACTTACGTTAAGGACAAAAATCGAGTTTGGTTTATTCGTAATGTAGAAGTAATGTTTTGGAGTGAAATATGGATAGATGAGGTGCTAAATGCTGACGCTGCGACATTTGAGGTAGATGGCCCCAATATTGGACATGACAAGAATGGGATTATTCGGGAATGGAATGGGCCACCAAAAGGATGAAATAATTCATGCGCAGGATGTCAAATCAATGCGTCCTGACCAAAAACCGGAGATGGGGATAATTTACTTGCTCCTCCTTTCCTTCCTCCACTCTTCTATTTTTTTGTGGTTCCCTGAAAGCAGGACTTTGGGAACTGTATACTTTTTCCCCTTGAACATGAGGGTCTCAGGCCGGGTATATGTTTCGGCGCTTGCCACTCGTTCCTCTTCGACGGACTCTGCCGCATGAAGCACCCCTTTGATCTGCCGCGCCACCGCGTCAATGATAACCATAGCCGGAAGTTCGCCGCCGGTGAGCACATAAGGACCCACGGAGATTTCCTCCGCGCGCAGTATTCTTTTTACGCGCGCGTCAACCCCCTCATAGCGCCCGGCGATGAGAATGACATCCGTATGCGAAGCAATCAATGAACGCGCCACTTTGTTGGTGAATTCTTTCCCGTTGGGAGAAAGCAAATATACCTTGATGCGCTTTTTTTTGCCACGCGCCTTCTGTACCGCGCGGAGTATCGGTTCCGCCTGTAAGACCTGCCCCGGCCCTCCCCCATAAGGACTGCCGTCAATCCTGCGGTGCTTGTCTTTCGTAAAATCACGCGGATTATAAAATTTGACCGTTATTTTTTTCTCTTTGCGCGCTCGCGCCACAATGGACTCATTTAGGTATGAATCAAACATCTCCGGAAAAATGGTGATAATATGAAAAATCATTATCTCTAGTGAAAGAAAAAACCGTGCTCAGAGAAGTCACGGCTTTTTCTTTTTATTGAATTACGCTTTGAGTTCTTCCATCGCTTGATCAATACTTGCTGATACGCCGGTGTGCCGTCCGCCTTCAGGCTCGTTGATTTTCAAATTCACTCGGGCATTGTTCTTCATACCGACAACTCGAAGCAATGTTCTGATGGCTTTGGCGGTATTGCCGCTTCGGCCAATAATCTTGCCCATGTCAGCCGAATCAATATCAAGAGTTAAGAGAACGCCCATTTCATCAACCTTTCGATTGATCTTTACCGCGTCCGGACTATCCACAAGCGCCTTAATAACGTACTCGAGAAATACTTTATCACTTTCCATAATGCTGATTTTTTCTTCCTTACTTACAATATTCCGTCATCCCCCTCGGGCTTTCGGCGAATCTGTTTTCGACGCAGATTACTCTATTTATCATAATAAAGATCTACACTTTGTCAACCCCGTTAGAGGTCACGGAGCACTAAGCTCAAAAGATATTTTTTATTGTTTTATATAAATATTAACTGCCTGAAATAAAGGATACGACTTCCGCGACCGTGTCCTACCTCTAACGGGGTCAACCGAGCAAGGCAGGCGCTTCTTCTTTCTTTTCCTCTGCTGTCTCTACTACGGGTGTTGGCTCTGCAGGAGCTTCAGGTTCTGTGGGTTCCGCTACAGCTAGAGGCACCTGTGGCGCGCTCTCTGCCTCCACAGGGGTCTCTTTCTCAACTACTGCCGCCTTTTCTAGAACTCCCACCGGAGGTGTGACTTTGTCTTTCTCAACTGCCTCCTCCCCTTCTTTTTTCACGGGACTCTTTCGTGGAAGAACGTTAATCTTCTTTCCTTCAATGATCTTCTCATTGATCAACAGATTGTGCACAGTATCGGACACTTGCGCGCCTTTTGATATCCAATAGGTTACCCGATCGCCTTTGATCTCCGGTTTACCGAAGCGTGCGTTGTATGAGCCAAGCACTTCCAAAAACTTCCCGCTTTGAGGGCCGTTCTTTGAGTCGGTAAGCACAAGCCGAAATGACGGATCGTGTTTCTTTCCTACGCGCTGTAATCTGATTTTTAACATGGCTCACATACTAGCAGAAATACTACTCGCCGTCAAACCCCGTTAGAGGCAGGACACGGTCGCGGAAGTTACACCCCTGACTTGCGGGCAGTCAGCATTTATATAAAGCAACGCAAAA
This genomic window contains:
- a CDS encoding KH domain-containing protein, giving the protein MESDKVFLEYVIKALVDSPDAVKINRKVDEMGVLLTLDIDSADMGKIIGRSGNTAKAIRTLLRVVGMKNNARVNLKINEPEGGRHTGVSASIDQAMEELKA
- a CDS encoding DKNYY domain-containing protein; this translates as MSKQNVIALIILLGGLGISGLLASVNYQSNDNSTDWWTKVHNEMTAESRKRELFPIDGSDFYKKNYYGIHYKGKLIEGADIDTFFVMDRSQNIAQDRNFVYWKGEVWNDADLLTIEVLENNYSKDRNHVYDPDGKIIDGVDPETFVFIPNSPFAKDKNNVYIYARKIWQDELKHTVIPGLNSISFLRIDDSYFFSDGKRVFGENGREVEAANIDKFIILGNKYAHDNARVWAVTETPFGKTHVEIKGADPHTFELLGNGYARDKNSVYYGELRLDGLKNAYVEIRQDFILGDNAVYHKNKRLMNADYKTFEILNKTYVKDKNRVWFIRNVEVMFWSEIWIDEVLNADAATFEVDGPNIGHDKNGIIREWNGPPKG
- the trmD gene encoding tRNA (guanosine(37)-N1)-methyltransferase TrmD, with the protein product MIFHIITIFPEMFDSYLNESIVARARKEKKITVKFYNPRDFTKDKHRRIDGSPYGGGPGQVLQAEPILRAVQKARGKKKRIKVYLLSPNGKEFTNKVARSLIASHTDVILIAGRYEGVDARVKRILRAEEISVGPYVLTGGELPAMVIIDAVARQIKGVLHAAESVEEERVASAETYTRPETLMFKGKKYTVPKVLLSGNHKKIEEWRKERRSK
- the rpsP gene encoding 30S ribosomal protein S16, whose amino-acid sequence is MLKIRLQRVGKKHDPSFRLVLTDSKNGPQSGKFLEVLGSYNARFGKPEIKGDRVTYWISKGAQVSDTVHNLLINEKIIEGKKINVLPRKSPVKKEGEEAVEKDKVTPPVGVLEKAAVVEKETPVEAESAPQVPLAVAEPTEPEAPAEPTPVVETAEEKKEEAPALLG